GACCGTATACTCGCTTGACCAACGTACGAGTGATCAAGGAGACCGCGTTGAAAAATGGTCAAACATATAACATTTATCTTGGTTATGCTCATAAATCCGAGAATAGATCGTTTGCACGTAACGTCGCGGCGGCCGTATTTGCGACTTTCACGTTGCCCATAATGCACTATGTTTTCCTACAATATTTTGCTTAAGTATTCTTTTCAATTTCCTGGGACTAATAATCtttcttgaaaaattaaaaacaaaacttctgCCAAATTTTGTGGGGAAAGCAAATTGCAATATGGGGAACGTAAAAATCGCAAATTGATGTACAagaacaatgaaacggcggccatattggtatacctccccccaaaaaaatcgtGTGGGAATTAAACTCttttttcatgcaaaaaatTCCTTTTGTTCCGTGAAGTTTGTGTAGCCACTGATCACATGAGTGAAAATGATCCATATCAAAGGAAAAATCTATACAGACAGTCATTTTTGTCTTTCCTCCTACGTTTGTTTATTCAATTGCGCAATTCATGTTTTTAAGCTAAAGAATTCATGGTCAATCTCGTAGCTAGAATTTGGTCAACGGGGCAAGACTCTGGATACGAGATTGATCCATAGTAGAAACATGATCTCTGACGATCATCATTGCCAAAAGTTAACAAGAGTTTTCGAGATGGTGTAACTGTTTTCTACTTTCTGTAAATGTTTAAATGTCAAACACTGTTCTCGTTTGTCTTTAGGTCGAAGTATCTGTTGACAACAGCGCAGTCAATAGCAACGCGGGAGTCTGGGGCGACACGGAAACTTTCAATCCCCGAAGATTTGATGACGAAACACCGAACATGCGCAGAAGCTTGTGTCGCTTCGGTATTGGAACGCGAAGGTGTATGGGGTACCGGGTTGCTGACACCTTTATGAAAGTTTTACTGGTCACATTGCTGGAAAACTACTCTGTTGCCCTGGAGACGGACGTGACAGGTGATGATGACAGTGTACCCGTTCAAAAGGTTGGGCCATTCTGCTTTCCGTGCGTGGACTTCAAAGTTCAAGTTGCGCAGAAAAAAGTTACTTCTTAAAAGTTACAAACACGACGTTTATCGTTatctagaaaaaaatttaacatcAGAAATACTTCAGATAATTAATGGTGACATCAAGTAAACTTTGGTATAAGTAGTGAAATTTGGACAGTACGGGTCGGTTATTCAAACGTATTCTAACTTAAACcgcggtttaggaaatctttggacctctaGGTCTCTTCCTTAGTTGTTTATGGAGAAGACAAACGCTTCCCTGGTCTACGCTGTATGGTTTCATGAAACTGCTCACGATAAAGGGTGTGTTGATAAAAGCAtttggcaaactgaaaatggcttagaacgcggttttgttaaacggctaaactccgtttaaataactggccctacGTGTTTTTTGAAGTCGCCATTAATTATCTGAAGGTATTTTCTGACGTTACGCGAGGATGTCTGTTAGGCACTAACTAGTCCCCGgcattatggctcttgccacAATAAATCACACTTATTTTATGTCACCGTTGAGAATcggttttaaattaattaatgatcaatatataataaaaagactCAACTTCCCAAATCATATTGTCTTTGCGCAATTGTTAATCGAGTCAGACGCAATTGATATCGCTATGTAAATGCATCCCTTAATTGAATAACAGATTCAGTGCATCGAAGTGCCAATTAAGTTTAATTTAGAACATAGGATATAGGAGTCGGATCTAGGGGCGTGAAACATAACTTTGAATAATATTACTTTCCGAATAGCCCAAGCAGTACAAACTCTCATGATCAGAAAAAGTATCCCCGCAAAGAAACATAGACTGACACTGTTTGGTTCCCTATTATTCCGTTAGATCGTCGCGGTGGAGCGGCTATCTTGGTTAATTTTTCAGTTAATACTTTTGAAACCAATCGCCCGTATTGTCTTTTGGAACGTACCATCACATATCACGTGACCCTcaatgataaaataaaacagcaaagTGAACAAATGCTTATCACTTTCCTGGGgggatactcccttatatgAGCCATACAGGTAtatgccgccccaaagggtatgtgttttgcaccgttttggtctgaaaatgggtatatACTTTGGCCATTGTGGTCTGGAATCGGTTATGGTTTTTGAAGAAACTacaggagtgtatgaacgtatttatcgtttcaattccaaatgaataagaaagaaagagaaatatgcgaattcgaagtggattttaattaatcttttttgtcagtgttctaatctaagtaactGGGATGACATAATTTCCTAAAGGCccggtctgaaaacgggtgtgaaaagtGACATTTTCTAGTCGTAAATAGGACCAGGATTGGAAAACCAGTCGGTACACCCCCATCAAGAATTCcaaggagtacccccctcccccccgcccccgggaTCACGGGCCTGAAGCTGAGGTAGGCACAGAATCTATATGCAACTTCTGTGGCGGACTTGGACATAAATACCGGCCGTAGCATCTGCGTAATCTTAACGAAAGCTTGAAAAATCAGTGACAACCTTTTACAAAAGCATATTCCTCTCTCCCCTTTCCCTAATTTCCTGATTGGTCTTGGGTTACGGTCGATGAGAGTTTGTTCACTTTCTCGCGTGCGCGAATTTTCCAATAAGCTTCAACGGGATGTACGTTGAAAACTGTCAACGTTTTTGACATGTGTGTTAGACAGTCACAGAAATGACGTATTAATGTTTAAAACTTGGTAGTGAAACAACTCGCCTGCAGCTCGTGGTGCCACTTGAGTTTAGAACACTTTGAGGTTATATGGGACGACtctaatacccaggagaaattaaaaacaaaggctatacatttctttctttgcagagcggggagggggggggggcaaaggTGTTTCATGGGAAATGCGCAAGTGGTGAATACAATGTTGAAACCCAGGAGCAATTGCGCATTGTACGGGCTGGGTAGAGGGTCTTGATAAGTGCAGTGTAATATTTCACAACCGATTGACTCTCTAGagtcccctacccctttcgacgccgcTAAGCAGGCTACTCTGCAGTgtgtaaaaagaaaaagccTTATACGCAGCCTCTCTTTGTGTCACTACTCAGTGGTTCTCTCCAAGAAGCATTGCATGACATAGTAAAGGACACTTTGTGAAAGAGAGGGTGGGGTGACAGACATGGGTGGGGTGACCTgcagagggggtggggggtgacAGGGATATGGGCAAAATTGGATGTGGCCAAAAAtcaaccccctcccccaaaaaTATCCCTCCTGGGACCAGTATAAGTACAATCTTTTCctgcaaatttatttttcacaacaatcaaaataaataaataatattattattatgtgatTTCACTTAATGACTGGGCATCTTGCAATAGAAAAGTTCTTATAAATATTAAACAATATCTTTATTCATATCAAATATCCTTCAGCTAGTTAGCAAATGAcactcaaaatctcaaaaaaaaaaaagcaggcaAGCGTGCAAATCTAATTCATAACACATAATAGTTCTTCCCAATACCTTAATATAATTTTACCCACCTCTAAACACACtggaatatattttaaaacaacacaaaaattctAATTTGAGAGCCAGCCTCAATACATTGGACCACTTGATTGGTTTCTCTCTTCCCCCATCAGAAAGTTGAAATTCAGTCAAGAGCTTTGTAAAAGTGCACTTTTACAGAACActgaggggtggggggagggttgACAATGCCTATCATAAGAAAATCAAGTGTCTCAAGGATTTTTGGCTGTGATTATAGATTTGAGGTTCCATTATTAggcattttttatttcaccaCAACAGTAAAAACCCCCGAGTAAGAATCTACATTTTCtggagttagcctaaacaggttcttatttaaatggtagttaacacagttttaggctatttaggttcttatttctgttaaaaaaaaaaaaaaaacaagctacAAAACAACACGTAAATAAGcctatttttcaatttcaaaatgcGAAACAACAATATTATAAACCCCTTgcactttattttttcattacatCAATAAATTAGCACTTTTATTTGCACAGCAATGCCAAGCTCCTAATTCTCCAAACAGGATTCTTGCACAGTTTTGCAGCTGCATTTCGCTaatatgattttaaaaaataagaacctctttttcattttctaggctaaacaggttcttgtttatagggggtataaatggcaaattttaggCCAATTTTCGGGTTCTTACTTGCGGGTTTTACTGTAGACCTTCTCCACAAACCCTCTTGATGATATTTCATGTGCCTAGGGAGCTGATGAAGTAAAAGCAACGTCACATGGTATTATGAAAACTGCCATTAAATTTTCCAACATGgatatttaaataattttagtCAAGTAAAATCCACAGATCATGTTTTGTGACGTTTTGAGCCATTACAGTTCACTGCTCATTGGTGGGGACTTCTTCCCCACAAACCATGACAATGACTATCTTTAAGGCTGCGCTATATTGAACtgaaaatctagggtgcccagcatttctttaaagaaaaaaaaagatttcctaGAAATCCAAGGGCAAAAGACAGGTACCAGGGACCACCGGACACCACTATAGCACAGCCTTAACCTTGATccataacaataaaataattatttgctCTTAATAGTTCTTATAAATAAGTTCTATTTGAATGTTCGGCTAAAATGAACTTACACACTTGATAAAAAAGCTCTCcctgtttttgtttcaaaacaattccaataattaattattatttcaaaaggGATGCACTTTCATCccaaagaaaatacaaagaatGGAAGAGCAAAGGCAATATTGTGAAAGACAAATTTCACTGATAGGTAAAAAAACACACTATTTTTGCTTGTTATTACTACAACGGCTGTTGTACGAAAATATCCACTTCCTTGTACCTTTACTTAGTGTTTGATGGGTGGAGTATACATGCTTCAAGTCTGTTGTTACAGACAACCCAAGTTGGTGCCCAAACCAGATTGCCTGGAAATACAACTGTCACTCCTTGATTCTCACTGCTAGGGATGTTTCACCCAAGAGACATCTGCACCTCAATGACAGAAACTCCCTTCTAAGTATGCactcaatgtttacataattacTCTGGTAGAAATGTAAATTTGTTCATGTTTATGTCTCTTCTGGTCTATTATGGTTTTTTGAGTTCTTCTGCAAATGAGCTGTAGTAAAACTCAAGTGTTTCTTCTAAAGAAGAATATACCCTGTCAATTGTATTCCACGAATAATGACTGTTTTTTAGTAGATTCATCACATTTACAGTTGACTTTTGTGACCTTTTGTCTCttgtctgtcatttgtaaaGAATAGCTATTAACCGTGTATAGAGAGCTCCTGATCAGATTCCAGACAGATTTTACATCACCAGTTATAGTATGAAAAATCAGTCATTGAGATGCGCATGTCCTCCTGCTAAACATACTCAATAatatacccagcaacttgaaaccTTAGTTACAGCCCTGCTGTCCTCTAAACAGTATATTGACATTGTATAACCTAACACCGAACAGTACTCATATATGGAGCCAACAAAATAAGGTCCATTTGAATTAATTActataaaataaaactaaatgatTGTCAATTCCAATAAGATTTCTCTCACAGAAGTGGCTGTTTCCTGAAGTATGCCAAAGCCTGGGATGCACAATGCACACCGATGTTAAATACTGGGTGAATGGGAGCCAGATGATTCTCTTGTCCTCCTACTATCGTTAGATTGCTTTGATTCTTGTTGACAAAGTGTTGAGCCACAGACAAACCACTGAGACAGTAGCATGTGTGATAGAAGTCACGTGATTTTCCAGGTTTGTCAACAAGTCCTCCGTGATGAAGCTGACAGTTCATCAACAAATAATCTTGAAGGGCAACTTGATCAAACATCCATTTCTCATTACTCAGTGAGTTTCCATCTGTAGTAGCACCAAGAACAGTATGAAGCAAAGGAAAAATTCCACCTTGCCAGAAAGAATAGCAGCCATCTACCAGTTTATTGGTTCTCCCTTGGAAACCACCCTCCAGACGCATCTGCCGACTCGCCACCCAATGAAGTAGACGCTTGTTATCAATTAAATCCTGTTTACCCAACAAAACCAGTGCGGCATATCCACAGAAGGTATATCCCCCATGGGCTTCTAAACCAGGTTCTCCTGAAAATCCACCTTCATAACTCTGGCATTTGGTGATCCACTCTGCTGTCCCCTCAAACAAATCTGGGGTGACGATATTTGTAAGATACGCTGCAACTACAGCGCAGTATGCACCTCTAATATCTACCTCACCATCCCGATGCATTGTAAATGCGCCTTCAGCTGTACGGCGACTCAGCAAGAAAGACTTCAACTTAGGTCGGTCGATGATGTCATAGGCCTCCTTCGTCCCCAGGATGCAGAGCGCGCAAACAGCTGCATATGTGGGAGCAAGATGAGGAACTTGTTGCGGCCCCCCTGAAAAGCCCCCAGAAGGATATTGACAGCGTCTCAAAAAATCAGCAGTTCGAGAGATTTCTTCAGGACTTATTGATTCATTGAGTAGTTCCAGTCCGTGTAAGATCCAGTAACAAAGCCAAGGTCGGCTGGCGTCCAAACATTCATAAGCTTCAGACAGATGATGCAGACCTCGTTTGAGGTAGTGAACGTGTTTCTGGCGGAACAGTGGCACTTCCGGGTCTAGATTTTTGACACGAAAGTACGCAGTGTAATTTCTTCCCACAAGCTGTTCGACTTTCTCTTGCTCTTCCGAAGTGAGAGTGGAAAGGCCGTCATCTTTGAAGCGGAGATCGTCAAGTTTCTTTGCAGAATGGTACGCCATTTTGAAGCAGAGGCAAAGCCCACCAGATAGTCGGCACCAGTCTACACCCGGTTGAAAAATGAACCTAATGACCATATTTGGAGGTAGAGAAAACATTTATTGGAGAAGCGCGCAGTTTGCGACCATGTCgccttcttttttcatttctttctcgTGAATTTTCTTGATATGTCACAAAAATGGCAGCTTTAAAGACaacaaaaaggcaaagaagtTTCGAAGCTTTCAGCTCTCCATTTTCAGCCGTCTTTACATCTGTTGGAAAGCAACAAAACGAGAAGGCGTTGAAGCTGGCCTTCTACAACACAGCCGCTCTGGTATTCGTGGCGTTGAGCGGTTGTGCTGCTGTTGCTGTTTACTATGTTCTGGGGCCATTTATTCGTCCTCTCTTGTGGGCAGCTTTATGTGGAGCCTTCTTGTTTCCGTTTAAATGGAAACTTACTCAAGTTGTTCGAGGatttcttcgttctttaagaGAATCTAGGACACCTTTGGTGGTTGGAGCGATGATGGTGCCATTTCGGTTAGGCAATAAATTTTCAGACTTTGTTGGATCTTTTTTCCTGGAAAAGAAACGTAACTTCATCTTGTTTTCCCTGATTGCCGCTGGTGTTTACGGTCTGTACATTATTCAACCGTTTAATGAGATTGTGTGGATTTTAAAAGGATGTGGTTCGTTTGTCCACATGCTGTTAGACATATTTAGCAATCCCTACCTGGTTAGTATCAATTCTTTTACTGATTACTGCAAAACTGAGAATCAGATGCTCATGGAGTGAACATCAGTGACAAAAGCGAAAACGAAAGAGCTGCCTCAGTGTTGCTATTTAAGAGAAACATTAGCCTGAGCCAGCAGCTCTAGTTGCAgaaaatttttctgttttaagaGGGTTGCCTGCCTGTGCAAGTGGGAGCATTGGCTGTACTTTATATTAGCAATCAATGGGTCAGGACatgtggggggagggggcaggggGTAAGCTATGTATTTTTAGGTGGGGTTCGTCACTAAGGCACTGGAAACTTTAGAACCCTTATCCTCACTTCATTTTGCACCCATTTTAGATTAGTAGGGCTATTGTAGAACATTTCAAAAACTGGCATTATGATAATTTGATTGCTAGCCCTTTATCAGAGAGATTTACCCTCTCTCTTCTCAGCCTTGGCACCGTAATTTTCTACcttactttctttttgttttgctcaTCCTGACCTGGTATTTATGTGTCTTGCCACATAGAgcacaaagcattttttttattatttgaaggGAAGGATGAGTGGTGTTAAAGGTGGTGTTGTCACCAAAAGATTGATAGACATTAATGAAAGTCCTCACACCACCAATGTTAACTTAACTTACCTGACTTACAATAGTATAGTTTTGCAACATCTCAAAACACCCTAAACTTAGCAATGGTAACTAGACAAGGCACACATAGTCTTTAACCTTGGCGACACCCTGCCAGCAAGTTCttaagggggaaggggggtagGAGAAGAAAGAGGCATTCTCTTCCCACCGGCACCCCACAAGAGCTTGCTGAGAGGCTACCTTGGCAATGGATCTTGTCAATCACTTGAGATGTTAGGGGACTGTAAATGATCAAACACGTAACGGTACCGTTTTCTTTTCATGTCTCTTAGGTATGGACTATTATAGTTGGCTATGTACTAATCTTGGTATTCTTTTGGACACCAAGCTCCTCAAGTATTATCTCCTTCTTCTCTTTGCCTGTCTGGATTATGTTCCTGCTTCACCTTGTATCTCTAACTGGTTCTTACAGAATTCTGTTTTTCGTGTTGCTTGCTGTTTGTTCTATTGTTGGATACCTCACTGCTGCTTCTGAAGGGCATGACCAAGGTAAATAATGAAAAAGCtttttactttgatttttgAGATGTAGAtgaaaagaaagctttaagTTCAGGCAGACTTTAATAATAAGTTATTGTCAATTCTATTCTCTATCGCTATGCTCCTAAAAAAAGCcgaattgaaaatatttctGTTATAAGTATGAAGAGACAAAACAGCACAATGATAAATGGAGGAAGCTCCAGCAGTCATAGTTAGAGCAGAAACAAGGGATATATGCGAAAAATGCCGATACAGAGCACTAAGAGAAACTAGATTTAGGACACATCATCTTAAAAAAAGCTCTAACAAGATATACGCTCTTCTCtcgtatggtaatatgcccgtctaacctcgtttacgggtaaaaattcttttgaaattcaaatacgaaaacgtcgtctgattagcatttcaaaggacgttttactcaaaaacgaggttagacgggcatattaccatacgtgagaagagcgtattctgagcaaaaaattaacaaagtaAACAGAGTCagctcattttttaaaaagcagtgTGAAAATACAAGTACAAATTAAACATAGGTAAACCTATTCTTGGTTTTCAAGGGATGTCACAAAAATCCAAACTCCAAAATCACAAGGACCTTTAAGGTTTTATCTCCATCTAGCAAAAGATCTCTTAAAAATAAACTTCTGTGCAAGTTTCAATGTGATAGCATTTTCCGTTTTGAAAATATAGCTCTTTCTAATTTCCCAAGTTTCCTCTGCGTGACATTAATATGGGGCCCGAGAAGGCCGTCACATATgctaaaaaagaaattgataaAAAGATTATATCACATGATATTATGGGCTTTGAATGGTGAAAGTATTAGAAAATGTGTTTAGGGGGATAATTTGATCATTTGCAGTGAACAACTGATCAAATTTGTGGCGATACTGAAACCAGATGTTTGCATTATTTCCGAGGAGCACAAATACGGCGTCCCATAGTGAGCCCTATAAATTGCTGTTACACATTTTGAAGAACAACTCAGCAGAAGAAAACTGCACAGATTTGAGACTTGGCCAGGTTGTTAATTGATTGACATTCTATAATATTTGATATTCTTGGCTTCAGACATTCcacagtttttattttagttttcgaTGGCCTAACAGTGAAAAAAACCAATAAACCtcatacaaaagaaaaaaaaggagccACGTGTAAACTGGTTGGCACTAAGTGGTGTGAAATTTACAAGAAGTTGGTGTGTAATGTAATGGGCCCAATGGGAACTGAGCTAAACAATGTAATCAACAACCATAAGTCAGAAAtacatttttttgccttgaAATCCATATAAAGTAATAGTTCTTGTTCTTTTAACAATTTCCCATTCTAACAGTTTTCTAAGAGTTTGATTTAGTGATAGCAGTTTTATCCAAGAGCATGTTATATGTATTTTGGTGAGACTGACTTATTCTGTCCTTTTTTGGTATACaagagcagtatacaagatcaaatgctgcgactgccaggcatctaacattggtgaaaccggcagaaacctaagcatgtgactgaccgaacacaaacgagcgacgaggaatggtgatgtcaacaatcacattgctgagtaccatt
The sequence above is a segment of the Porites lutea chromosome 3, jaPorLute2.1, whole genome shotgun sequence genome. Coding sequences within it:
- the LOC140930603 gene encoding protein farnesyltransferase subunit beta-like; translated protein: MAYHSAKKLDDLRFKDDGLSTLTSEEQEKVEQLVGRNYTAYFRVKNLDPEVPLFRQKHVHYLKRGLHHLSEAYECLDASRPWLCYWILHGLELLNESISPEEISRTADFLRRCQYPSGGFSGGPQQVPHLAPTYAAVCALCILGTKEAYDIIDRPKLKSFLLSRRTAEGAFTMHRDGEVDIRGAYCAVVAAYLTNIVTPDLFEGTAEWITKCQSYEGGFSGEPGLEAHGGYTFCGYAALVLLGKQDLIDNKRLLHWVASRQMRLEGGFQGRTNKLVDGCYSFWQGGIFPLLHTVLGATTDGNSLSNEKWMFDQVALQDYLLMNCQLHHGGLVDKPGKSRDFYHTCYCLSGLSVAQHFVNKNQSNLTIVGGQENHLAPIHPVFNIGVHCASQALAYFRKQPLL
- the LOC140929424 gene encoding uncharacterized protein translates to MVISTPEYVTCPMVIGNFQSPPGVEVSVDNSAVNSNAGVWGDTETFNPRRFDDETPNMRRSLCRFGIGTRRCMGYRVADTFMKVLLVTLLENYSVALETDVTGDDDSVPVQKVGPFCFPCVDFKVQVAQKKVTS